TAACCGTCTTAAAGAAAACTAAGATGGTAATTTTGGTGCCATATTTGAACCATTTCATACCTATGTTTCTTGTGAAAATATTTCCCGTGCAACACACAAGCAAAGCCTTTCTACAAAATAAAAGTCTAATAGACTTGCATTGAGGAGATATTTGTCATCTAAATGTCACCCATCATGACAGGATTGgatggtggggatttgatcatgaTATATGGTGTGTTTTGTTGCATATGGCATTAAAATAATCCTCAAGAATCCGATCATGTAAGATCATCCAATCATTATGCTGGCTTTACATGTAAACAACTAATAAGAAACTTTAAACAACTAAAAAGCCTCATTGAAGACTCATAGAATTAGAAGAATCTATTGATTTAATTCACCATCACTCACCGATCATGTTCTTACCGCATCATCATCACCTAAGCTAAGATTTTTAGTTGTGACATGATATCTGCTAAGAGGAAGGTTTCACCAAGAGTTCGGCATGCTCTGAAAGACCTATACAGGGTGCGGCCCAACAGTCGGCATCATGAAAGAAGATTGATCATTCTTTCACACGAAAGATGCAACCGGAACATTTGAGAAAAACCCCGGCTttttcttaaattattttttgtctTGTAGGATTTTGAGGCTGTTCGGGAGAGGGCATGGTTACCTAGCAAGCTGGAGAGAGATGAGCGGATGGCAACTTTACCGTCCACCAAAGTTCTTGCTTGTCTTGGCAATCAAGCCGCAAGAACCTGCATAAAAAGCCACGTTGGCTATTTGGTTTGTACCATAGATTACACAGGACCCGACAGACCCCAAACAAAAACAAGCGTAACACCAAACTAAATTTTCCCCTCAGTTTCACAAAAAACAGGAGGGTATAGCATCACCTAAAAATGAAAAATTCCTCTCAAGCATTTGGTAAAATAATGCCGGTCAAGCATTTGATACAATAACACCTCGACTACGTTGTAAAGCTTGCTAATGGGAATTTGCCCGGTCAATTTCATGTTGTGTTTGTCATTGAGCTATAACAGTAGCAATCATGTCAGATAATAGAATACATGAAATCAAACACTAGTGAAGATTAGGTGGAATAGTTGAAAccacaaaaaaaacaaaaatcaaaaaacaaaaataaaaaaaacaaaaaaacaaaagcaaaaacaaaaaaaaaacaaaagcaaaAACAAAACCATACACATACAATCCGACGGACCCTAGACGTATCAAAATTTGGACTGAACATACAATGGAGGTCACGCATAAcaaatccagaaatcaaatcaGAAGCAGCTCGTATAGTCCAATATAAAACAAATCatttgattcgattcaaaaaatattaaaatgaaGATTAAAAAAAGCCCCCACaacgcccttttttttttttttgaaatatctcaaaatctacaTTTGCAGCCACTTATCaagatattcatatccatatataGATAGGTCTGAGTGAGTATTCATATCAGCATATCAGGAAAAGATTCACAACAATTAGATGTCCATATAGTGCCATTTTCTGATACAATATGCATGCTATTTGATTATATCCCATCCAACTCCAGACCTAGCTCATGAATACTTATCATGCAGTCATGCATACACGATAATTAAATAAGTTCATCCAAATCTTGTTTTGGAAAACCAAGTAGCTCCACATACTATCCTGAAACCAGTCTTTTATGTTAACATTTGGTGGAACAGGAGGGAGACTGAATCAAGGCACAACAACGCGCCCCCACCATGTTGAAGCCACCCCAACATACCCAAAATGCTGGATGAGGCAACTACGTCATAGGCCATAACTAAGGTTTCGTTGGTGGCAGCCTGAGTGAGTGCCATACTAAACTTCTGAGCTTTTCTCCTATCCGCAGGTGAGTGAAGTAGTGTGAGCGAAATGGTAAGCACAGAGATGCAGAAAACCCATGTCAATGAGGAGCGGAAGATCCCACAGGTGCTGCTGTTTAGGCTTTAGCAGAACCGCACCTCACAACAAAGAAAAAGGTACATGTCTTTGTTAAAAGGCTTTAATAAACATCACTTCAAAGGCAAACAGAATAATTAATCCAAGACTGCATCCAGAAGTATAATATTCAAGATTTATGATAGAGAATAAGCACAATATATATCAAAGTAGAATTGGTAACCTCTCCAAATGCCAGCATTCTGAGGAGAGTGCTTTCAAGTAAAGGTGAGGAGTCCACAAGCTTCACATTGCAGTTAAACCACTTTGCTGAAGCCAAATACTTATCAAAGGACATTTTCGATGGTCTAACAAGGCAAAGTTCCTTGCATGACTACAGTAACAGACGGAACTCATTTTGTTCTTATAGAAAACATCACGCACTTCAAATGCCACTTCAGTGTCCATCCCTGCCAGGAATCAAGGGTGATGCATATATAAATAGCATAATAAAGAAAAGGAACCATAAGCAGCAGTCACAGGTTCAACAATATAGCAGTGACATACTGATTTACCCATTAGAAAGAGGAGAATCTTCACGGTAACATACTGGTGACCTGAGGCGAGGTGAATAACTGTGGCGCCGGCCCCTGCCAGGGATTCTGAAATCAGCAATGATACAAGTTATCAAGCAAGAAGAAACAGCTGCTAGTGGTTGTCACATATTCAACACGGCACTTGTGTTTTGGGTGACACACCCATCAGGAGAATCTTGACGGCGATATGATGGTGATCGACTGTAGCTCTGGCTTGGATAAGGTGAAGGGCTACGACGACGAGAGGACCTTCTTCCACGTGGACTGTAACTCCTGTTACCAAGAGAATGAAAAGATAAATGATTTAGAAAATACGGGAAAAAATCATAACAGGCAATGAAAGATATCCTACAATCCTTATACTGCATTGAGCCCTGATTTCACGTCACGTTTAAGGCCAGGAAAGGTAATTAAACTCAGCTCCCTTTCTTACTTTGTCAACATACCCATCCCAAAAGAGGAACTTAAAATTTTAGACCTTTGCAGCGGTTAATTGCTGTCGATAAATTTTGGTATTCCTGGGAAAAAGGAAATAACATAGTTCAAATATCTTCTGATTCCTCTCCATGGTCCTTTAGATCAACTCAAATTTTACAGCATTGGATAGGTTATCTGCAGGCAAAGGACATACATGTTGCTGAGGATAAAGGCGTCAAGATGTGGCAGCAACAATGCACTTGGATAGCTCTAGATCCAGCAGAGATGGTGAAAGGCAGATAACTTCTGATAGTTGGTGATGTTGGTTTTCTCCGCATCATGATTGgttttgcattttcttttttttaaaaaaaaaatttacttagaCTACCATCTGCAAGGAGTTATTTTTATTATGTCTTCCTCCTTATTTTACTTTTGTTCTTTTCTTACTTGGTCTACCACAAGCAGGTCTAGTTTTTTGTCCCCCCATTTATTAAATTGAAAAGAAACGATGTCTCTGTTCCCATCAGACATGGTGTTGGCAATTGTGTTTTGGTGACAAACCCATTGGCATAAGGAGAATAACGACGGCAATATGTTGGTGATCTACTGTAGCTCCGGTCTCGATAAGGTGAATAGCTGCTATGACTAAGGGATGTTCTTCCACGTGGACTGTAACTCCTGTTGCCAAGAGAGAAAAATGATTTAGAAAATAGGAGTACAAACTGTAACAGGTAATGGAAGATATCCTATAATTCTTATACTGCATTATTCTCCCTGCTTTTGCAAAATGTTTAAGGTCAGGAAAGGTAATCTCAGCTCCGTTTATGGAggaaaaaatatcctaaaagagAACCTTAGAAATTTTGGTCTTTGTGGGATAAAGAGAGATAACATAGTTTGAAGATTGTCTGCTTCCCCTCCATGGTTGTTTAGATCTACTCAAATCTTGTAGCATTGTGTATGTCATCCACGAGCAGAGGAAGGTAGGTGATGCAAAGGTCAATGCACAGAAATGGTGAAAGGCAGATTCCAAACTAGTGATAATTGGTGATGTTGGTGGTTTTCTCCTCATCATGAGTGGTTTTGCATTGGTTTACATGGACAGTCtacaaggaattttttttttttttgtccttaaTTATGCctcccttttttccttttttgctttTTCTTACTTGCACAACCCAAGGTTGGCCTAGGCTTGCTTCCCCCAAGCATTAAATTGCAAAAGAAAAGATGCTGTCTCCACAGGATGGTACACCCATTCCCTTTCCCCGACTTATAACATTATCGTGCACAATTGTAGAAATCGGACTAAACATGACTAGCTAATCGTAAATAAATCTTGATCCAAAAGTATCTCTCACCCCATGTCCCACCCAATAGAATTCTAGAAAAAGATGGCTATTGAGGCTAAATCACACAAGATTGGCAAAGAGAAAAATGGTACCTGCGCCCGTAACTTGGACTCCTGCGATATCGAGGAGGGCTGGGGCTTCGACGCCTTCCACTTCCCAATCCTCCAGAGCCAATGCGCAAGCGACACTCCCGTGCAAAATGACCAGGTTTGCCACACTGGTAACACTTCATGTCCTGATCACGTCCACGTCCACCACGACTACCGCCACCACCCGCAGAATTATAAGAAAGCTCAACACGCCAACCATGTCTCCCTTAAATCATTTAAAAGTGTGATTATTAGGAACAAGATAAAATAAGAACTTCCCTAGTAAAATAAGAACTTTGAGACCCATGCAACTATTGCCAGCTTGCTGACAGAGTAGAATCCTTTTATATAGCATCAGCTAATGCAAACAGAAGTCAActttctagttatcatcatagggAATCTGGGTTATTGAGGACTGAAAAGGGACATTAAGGTGCATAATGTTGCTATTATTTATTTCCCCTGCTCTGGTAAACAGATCAAAAGAAGTTGGCAGATTCTCCTGCCTCTCAAAAACACAGAtcaggagagagaaaaatttttgtgctaaaaTTATCCTGTGAACTGTATATTTTCTTATCCATCTCCCATGTGGGTTCCAGAGTTCCTCTCATTATGCGCTatatgaaattttaaaccaaagaaTATCATGCAAATTATTAAAACATACATAAATCTCATTTAAAAAGATGATGGATAGATATATCATGATAAAAtgttatgtaaaaaaaataatgcaATACACCTTTCATTGCATCTACATACACAAAATGATGAGAAAGAAAATACTACAAAGTTCATATTGATGCAAGAAATAGGAACATCAACAAAAGTAGAACACCAATATTGATGGTTATAACCGTTATTTGACACCATAAATAACCCATTTCCCTCAGacgaaatttttaatttagatatgaaaccACTTTagatgttttctatttttttctttttcttttccaagtGTCAGACAACCATTGCCCTCAGTCTCAGCATTCATAAATCCATCATATTGAGATAGTGTCACTGTAGAGATTAATGGAACAAATATCAAGCACTTTGGGTAATGGATTTGAACATTTAATTCCACATGAATATCAGACCGCAGAGAGAAAGTAAACCGAAATTTCTATTTAGAGGATCCATAGACCATCTCACAAATGAAAAGCATAAAAACTTACATACCATCTAAGTCACGGATGGCATCCAATGCATCTCTTCGATCATCAAATTCAACAAACGCATAACCAGGTGGCCTTTGAGCAACCCAAACACTGCAGTTTAGTAAGCATTTTGATTagaaaataatgctacattttcaGTTGAAACTAAGATGTAACACCATAGATTGATGTATTCAGCAATAGAAGTGCATTTTGCCACCATATTTCAGCGCCGTCAAAATGGAAGCTTGACATTACTTCATAGGCTATAGCAAGAACTAACAGTCAAGTTATTGTGCTAAAAAATGTCACAACTAATAAGCATGTATGACATGTGCGCACGCATAGAGCACATGCAAATACATGTGATGCATTGATTTGGTGAATGTACTGCGTACACAACACACCTCTTTCAATAGTAATATTTGTACTTTTTTCTTTTGACATCAGCTATGTGTGTATATCAGGAGtagaatagagagagagagagagagagagagagagacaacagCTTTGAATCCCACAAGATGGAAGTGCCTCAAACAGTTAACAACACCATTAATTTCAACAAAAATTAAAGAACTTTTAAGCATAACTTCCAATAACCAACCACATGAAGCCCTTCATGTTTCATAGCAGTATTTTAGTATGGAAACAATATCTGACATCTGATAGGTTCAAGAGAACAAATTTTGACCCATTCCACATGGAATAATATAAAGATGCCAAGTAATGCTATATTCAATATTGATCAAGTTTGTATTCAGAAACCATATAACCATGAAATCatatataaaaaagaaaataagaaattgttaattaatcattatcaaatttcTCTGTAGTTGATATTACATCAAAAATTATGAAAACCTCTAATATAAAACAGTAAAACATAAAGGGCTGAAAGAGATTTCCCAAATAAATAGATAGAACTAAGCAAAGGTTTGCTTTGATAGTACATGAATGAGTAAACAGAGCCATTTTGATCCTAATAAAATCCAAACTTAAGCATATCACATGATCAATCAGGGCAAGCAAGAAATCTAAAAGCACAAGCatacaaaatattcaaaaaaGATCCAAAAAAGGAATAATACAAAATATACGTGCGGACTCATACCCTATGTAATATGCCATAAAAGCAAGACATATCTTGACCCTTAGGAAAATGAAAATACATTTGTTTGCAAAAATAAGACACTGTAGTAATGGTCAAAAAAGATTGCAAATGATGGACACTCTGATGTAAGAGTTAACAGATAACTGTGGAAAGATGCTAACATGTATAAATATTATAGATGCGATTGATCAAGCATACCTTCGAAGTACACCATATTCTCGAAATTCATCTTCAAGATCTCTTTCTGAGACTCGCGGATCCAAGTTTCCAACATAAACTCGAGACATTTTATCACAGTGATGTCAACCTGATAGATAATAAGAGATGatgaccagaaaaaaaaaaaggatagaatGCAATATAAGATGAAACAACACAAGCACACATGCATATAAATAACATGTTAAACCAGCATGCATTTCACAAAAAACTGCAGATCAATAATGAGATCAATCTTTCAAAATAATATACTCAGTAAAATGGTTAAATAAGACCAAACATTCAAAATGGTAGAGGACCACACTGGCCTCAGGTTGGTACAGGTATGTACTGTGCACTGTTCTGAGACTGCATACTGACACAGCTTGGTCCAACTGATAAACCAGACATAAGGTTACTTTTAGCCTCTACTTTTTCACCTATTTTTATTCATCTTTTCTTGTTTTAATAATCATTCTATACAAGATATGGCAGGCTTAGTGATTTAAATGACCAAATAATTCTGTCTCCATGCATGCCTAAATTTTTCATTGCTTAACATATGCTTCATGGTGTAATACATATTTTCAAATAacttattatgaaaaaaatacatGCACTCAACCTAGTTTTGGGTCCAAAATAAAATGACAATTTGATAGATGTCCAACATATAAAATTAAAGGCATAACCTCTATCATGCGATCCAATCACAATAAATTGTACTAAAACATGTTTAACCTCATCCAACATAATTAAAATCATCCATTCTACACCTAAAAGAAATCCCTAATTCATTAAACTCAAACTCTTCAATGTTAGAAGGGCTATAATAAGATTCCAATGATCCTCCTAATACTTTAGTTCTTCACTAAAACCAACAATATATAAACAAGTGAATTAAAAAGTCAAACactaattaaaatcaattagaagCAACAAGAATAAACTAACTAAGAAATATTAATTAAGCAACTGCAGTTTTAAATATAATGCCAGAATGAGGAACTGGCATAATCTAATTTTTCCTGAACAATAACAGGTGCCTGGATTCAGAATAGATGACATAAGTACACATCATATGGATTGATGGTTGCTTGTGTCACTCAAGGAGAGATATAAATGGTACAGTAGCTAAGAAAATGTTTCATAGCAATCATTTTACCTAATGAATATATTTACTCGAATATTAATTATTCATGTTCTCATACTCGAGTACATCAAAGAATAAGAAAAGCAGATAAAAACAGAAATCACTCATTTAAGAACACCAGAGTATCTCATTAAGCAACGAATCCTAATTCATCACTTGGTACATGAACACATTGCTAGGAAACAACACATGCACCAACATTCTTTTAGAGCCAGGTTCTATTTTGGAACAAAGGACCTTATTAATGGATTGTCCTTCTAGCTTAAAATGTGAAAAAACATATCTATGAGTGTTGCAGCATCACATCCTCACATCGCATAAACCACATTTCTTCACAAACCTGAATCCTATAGCATGGTATTCCTATGATATAGTATCCAATTGCTATTTTGGAAACTGAGTCATTAACACTCACTAAGAGTTTTAAACCAACTtaataaattactaattaacaTGGCTGTTCTCTGAACACCTTAAAACATTGTGTACGCAACCCAAGAATCAGTATCACAATATACGAATAACTCAAAAGAACCACTCATATGAACACCTTAAACATTATTTAGAAAAACCAAGCATCAGTGCCATAATATACCAATAACTCAGAAAATCACTCATTTAAATAAATGATTTTGCATGATGAGGGAAATCAATTTTCAATACCAGAATTCCATCCTCCCTTATCCCcatccccccccccaaaaaaaaagacatGCTTGAAACCCTCAAAGCTCATGAATCCACAAAAATTTGACAAGCTCAAGAATTTTAAATTGCATAAGCCAAACTACATTTATATCAACAAATTAGGAATCAATCAACCTCAAGCTCGAGCAATCAATGTGTGGAAGGAATAATTAATACTGATTTATTGCTTCTCAATGGTGCAGTAAGGTGTTTTTCTCTTTGCATTCTTGTTCACAGATAGATATGGGCATTGGGCCGGGCCGCCCATGACATTGGCATGGCCCACTTGGTACAGTAACGGACCGTGTCAGGCGCAACACATATAAGAAGGTCGGGCTGGGCTGGGGGTTTTGTGGCCCCCGGCACGACCTATAAGGGCCTGGGCTGGCACGACCCACAGATCAGGGCCCGGCCCGCATGCCGGCCTGGCCCCCTTAAGATGGACCGTGCCCTGGCACAACCcgtaatgattttttttaattttttttaaaaaaaaattataaattaaaaaaagattaggTTCCTTCgggaataaatataaaaaagatgagggaattttttttttggcccataACGGGTCCAAACGGGCCATGCCCCCGTCACAGAtccttttttataaaaaaaaaataaaaaaaggcccATTAGGCCTGCAGGCCTAACGGGCCAATGTGTTGTGCCTGGCACGACCCGCCACCCTTAGGCCTAGGGTCGTGCCAGACCAAGGGTGTTTAAACGGACTGTGCCTGGCATGGCCCGTTAAGCCCTTAGCCCGATGGGCCTAGGCCATGCTATGCCGGGCATGGCCCATTGCCCATGTCTATTCACAGATCAGCAATATTCCTTTCTCAAGAGTAGATTATTATAACCAGCAAAAATAACAATAGTAATGAAAAATGCAAATGCCTTTGCATCATCAAAATTTCTTTTCACATATGAAAAAGTCTCTAACTACCAATTTATGCTATAGTTATAACAGCCAGCATCCCTTTGTACTGACATTCATACTTGTTCATTTGTTCAAACATTACTAATTTACTGTATAGTAAATTCTCGTACATGATAATGCACTATTGTACCtctcaatttaaaattatcaatatCCAcgatgtaaaatataattaacaCAAGAAAATATAACCAATTCTACAGTCTCATTGCATGATATGGACAAACTCCTAGGTAGATTGTTTGCATGATCACTAGATGTCTAATCTACCAGAAAATGTAACCAATTCACAGTCTCATTGCATGATATGGACAAACTCCTATGTAGATTGTTTGCATGATCAGTAGATGTCTAATCTACCAAAAAGTTTGTTCACTATGTgcgttgtgtgtgtgtgtgagagagagagagagagagaccacaTGACCTCAACAACTTATAAATGTGGCCTATAAAACGATACTTCATCTGAcaaggtgaaaaaaaaaaaatcaaaagaagatTAAAGTttttaacccaaaaaaaaaacaacaataaaataaaaaaaatgggtTGAGCATCAAGCCAAAATAAATGATTTTCTTCTAGCATGTTACCTTTTTCATCCTAGCAAACTGAAAATTGGGTTCCTAAAAAGATACAAAAAGCTATTTCAGCCCATCTCATAAAATATTACGTACTTCTGTTGGAAGCAGGTAACACTGGACCAAGCCACTTAGATTTCATCGGATGCTTATAAGAATAATTAAAGCTATTGACGATATTAGTTAtattattctaattttatatcaatatgctGTATAACTATCCACAGTTCTTTGCGTATGCTATTTTAGCGATCATATAGAATACTTATTTACAGAAGAATATGCGTTCTGACATATCTATTAACATCTTCATGAACGCATAAATTGCAAACTTGAAGCACAGTATATTCTCAAAGTAACAGAGTACTGGTTTATGGAATACTCAGCATTTTATATAATTTCGATATTTATAAAGTAGCGTTGAGAATTATATTATTTTCTAATGTAAAAAGGCAAAACATTGTTTCTCAGTTACAGCTGGATTTGGTCCAATATGAATGAGAGAAGAGATAAAGTTGAGTCAAGAAAAATGATGGATTGACCATGATTCGACCTCGACCTCTATTAAAGAAAGGGATAAGAAAGCCTCACAGGTAAGAACCTCGTTATATGGCACAGGCTAAGGAATCCTAGTTccacaaaaatcctaaaaaaaccACCATTCATTCCATAGTATCTATATCATCGACAGGCTTAACCGTAGAATAACAATCTAAAACATGAGCTTTTACGATTCTGGAGAAGGTATTAGACCAAGGTTAAGCCAATATTAGCATGGATCAATGCAATTATGCAGAGAAAGAACAATTCTGCGTCAACTCCCTCCAAGAATCATTAAGATTCACCAAAATATAACAGGTTTAACAGATAGATCTCCAAAAAAACCATCTCGAAGCCAACCAAGAGAATAACTTTCTACTCCACTTTTCTTCACTCCCAGAATGAAAATTCTTGCTTTACGAATCAAACAGAATAGGGACCTTTCTGCGAACAAACGAGACTACACACCAATCCAGGAGAACGAGAGAAGATAACCCCAGAGCTACGAGAAATAAAGGAGAGGAAGTAGGCCAGAAGAAAAATCGGCTTACTCTTGTGGGATCAACCAGACGAGACCGGTGGCCAGAGAAGACAGCCCCTTGGGGTTTTAGGAACCAGGGTTAGGGTTTGTGGGCAGTTAGCGGCTGTAAAACCCTAGAAGCGGGACCGACGGAGGAGAGGATTTCGATTTATTAATTGAAGGATGGGTTCAAGGACACGTGAGATGCGTGTGACTATTTGACCGGGTCCGATAGAATCAGTACTTTGATCTAATCCGACCCGATTTTAATCCAGATACTGATCCAAAATCTGCATAATTTGGTCGGATGCGGACCATGGACGAGGTTCATAAATGGGCCGGTCCGGGCCACGATTTATTGAACttcgctcttttttttttttttttttgttaagtaattctttatgcaccaccaACGACGTAGAAAATCCGATGTGAAgtgcatcattttttttaattgaactacatagccatcattttttaatacatatttaatatctgcagattgatattttcgtttaaaaattttgtatgataaaaatatttctatccaaaattatgacatctctttATAAAAAATCCTTTACGACTTTCTGATATTTTGTACGACTTCATGTAAgtgactttttgtgaatatatatgatacttTATGTGAatctatatgattttttgtgaatatatataattttctgtaaatatatatgatttttttgtgaatatatatgatttcttgtgaaaatatatgattttttgtaaataaatatgattttttatgaatatatatatatatatatatatatatatatatatatatatatatatatatattaatgttcacaggaagtcatatatattctcaaaaaattatatttattcacACAAAATCATAGGGTTGGAAGccttatatattcataaaaa
Above is a genomic segment from Elaeis guineensis isolate ETL-2024a chromosome 1, EG11, whole genome shotgun sequence containing:
- the LOC105060264 gene encoding serine/arginine-rich splicing factor RSZ21A isoform X4, which gives rise to MSRVYVGNLDPRVSERDLEDEFREYGVLRSVWVAQRPPGYAFVEFDDRRDALDAIRDLDGRHGWRVELSYNSAGGGGSRGGRGRDQDMKCYQCGKPGHFARECRLRIGSGGLGSGRRRSPSPPRYRRSPSYGRRSYSPRGRTSLSHSSYSPYRDRSYSRSPTYCRRYSPYANGSYSPRGRRSSRRRSPSPYPSQSYSRSPSYRRQDSPDGIPGRGRRHSYSPRLRSPGWTLKWHLKCVMFSIRTK
- the LOC105060264 gene encoding serine/arginine-rich splicing factor RSZ21A isoform X6 — encoded protein: MSRVYVGNLDPRVSERDLEDEFREYGVLRSVWVAQRPPGYAFVEFDDRRDALDAIRDLDGRHGWRVELSYNSAGGGGSRGGRGRDQDMKCYQCGKPGHFARECRLRIGSGGLGSGRRRSPSPPRYRRSPSYGRRSYSPRGRTSLSHSSYSPYRDRSYSRSPTYCRRYSPYANGSYSPRGRRSSRRRSPSPYPSQSYSRSPSYRRQDSPDGGRRHSYSPRLRSPGWTLKWHLKCVMFSIRTK
- the LOC105060264 gene encoding serine/arginine-rich splicing factor RSZ21A isoform X2, whose protein sequence is MSRVYVGNLDPRVSERDLEDEFREYGVLRSVWVAQRPPGYAFVEFDDRRDALDAIRDLDGRHGWRVELSYNSAGGGGSRGGRGRDQDMKCYQCGKPGHFARECRLRIGSGGLGSGRRRSPSPPRYRRSPSYGRRSYSPRGRTSLSHSSYSPYRDRSYSRSPTYCRRYSPYANGSYSPRGRRSSRRRSPSPYPSQSYSRSPSYRRQDSPDGCVTQNTSAVLNMGRRHSYSPRLRSPVCYREDSPLSNGDGH
- the LOC105060264 gene encoding serine/arginine-rich splicing factor RSZ21 isoform X12 translates to MSRVYVGNLDPRVSERDLEDEFREYGVLRSVWVAQRPPGYAFVEFDDRRDALDAIRDLDGRHGWRVELSYNSAGGGGSRGGRGRDQDMKCYQCGKPGHFARECRLRIGSGGLGSGRRRSPSPPRYRRSPSYGRRSYSPRGRRSSRRRSPSPYPSQSYSRSPSYRRQDSPDGIPGRGRRHSYSPRLRSPVCYREDSPLSNGDGH
- the LOC105060264 gene encoding serine/arginine-rich splicing factor RSZ21A isoform X13, whose product is MSRVYVGNLDPRVSERDLEDEFREYGVLRSVWVAQRPPGYAFVEFDDRRDALDAIRDLDGRHGWRVELSYNSAGGGGSRGGRGRDQDMKCYQCGKPGHFARECRLRIGSGGLGSGRRRSPSPPRYRRSPSYGRRSYSPRGRRSSRRRSPSPYPSQSYSRSPSYRRQDSPDGGRRHSYSPRLRSPGWTLKWHLKCVMFSIRTK
- the LOC105060264 gene encoding serine/arginine-rich splicing factor RSZ21A isoform X1, which codes for MSRVYVGNLDPRVSERDLEDEFREYGVLRSVWVAQRPPGYAFVEFDDRRDALDAIRDLDGRHGWRVELSYNSAGGGGSRGGRGRDQDMKCYQCGKPGHFARECRLRIGSGGLGSGRRRSPSPPRYRRSPSYGRRSYSPRGRTSLSHSSYSPYRDRSYSRSPTYCRRYSPYANGSYSPRGRRSSRRRSPSPYPSQSYSRSPSYRRQDSPDGCVTQNTSAVLNMGRRHSYSPRLRSPGWTLKWHLKCVMFSIRTK
- the LOC105060264 gene encoding serine/arginine-rich splicing factor RSZ21A isoform X8 yields the protein MSRVYVGNLDPRVSERDLEDEFREYGVLRSVWVAQRPPGYAFVEFDDRRDALDAIRDLDGRHGWRVELSYNSAGGGGSRGGRGRDQDMKCYQCGKPGHFARECRLRIGSGGLGSGRRRSPSPPRYRRSPSYGRRSYSPRGRTSLSHSSYSPYRDRSYSRSPTYCRRYSPYANGSYSPRGRRSSRRRSPSPYPSQSYSRSPSYRRQDSPDGGRRHSYSPRLRSPVCYREDSPLSNGDGH
- the LOC105060264 gene encoding serine/arginine-rich splicing factor RSZ21 isoform X10 produces the protein MSRVYVGNLDPRVSERDLEDEFREYGVLRSVWVAQRPPGYAFVEFDDRRDALDAIRDLDGRHGWRVELSYNSAGGGGSRGGRGRDQDMKCYQCGKPGHFARECRLRIGSGGLGSGRRRSPSPPRYRRSPSYGRRSYSPRGRRSSRRRSPSPYPSQSYSRSPSYRRQDSPDGCVTQNTSAVLNMGRRHSYSPRLRSPGWTLKWHLKCVMFSIRTK
- the LOC105060264 gene encoding serine/arginine-rich splicing factor RSZ21A isoform X5; amino-acid sequence: MSRVYVGNLDPRVSERDLEDEFREYGVLRSVWVAQRPPGYAFVEFDDRRDALDAIRDLDGRHGWRVELSYNSAGGGGSRGGRGRDQDMKCYQCGKPGHFARECRLRIGSGGLGSGRRRSPSPPRYRRSPSYGRRSYSPRGRTSLSHSSYSPYRDRSYSRSPTYCRRYSPYANGSYSPRGRRSSRRRSPSPYPSQSYSRSPSYRRQDSPDGIPGRGRRHSYSPRLRSPVCYREDSPLSNGDGH
- the LOC105060264 gene encoding serine/arginine-rich splicing factor RSZ21 isoform X11 is translated as MSRVYVGNLDPRVSERDLEDEFREYGVLRSVWVAQRPPGYAFVEFDDRRDALDAIRDLDGRHGWRVELSYNSAGGGGSRGGRGRDQDMKCYQCGKPGHFARECRLRIGSGGLGSGRRRSPSPPRYRRSPSYGRRSYSPRGRRSSRRRSPSPYPSQSYSRSPSYRRQDSPDGIPGRGRRHSYSPRLRSPGWTLKWHLKCVMFSIRTK
- the LOC105060264 gene encoding serine/arginine-rich splicing factor RSZ21A isoform X14 translates to MSRVYVGNLDPRVSERDLEDEFREYGVLRSVWVAQRPPGYAFVEFDDRRDALDAIRDLDGRHGWRVELSYNSAGGGGSRGGRGRDQDMKCYQCGKPGHFARECRLRIGSGGLGSGRRRSPSPPRYRRSPSYGRRSYSPRGRRSSRRRSPSPYPSQSYSRSPSYRRQDSPDGGRRHSYSPRLRSPVCYREDSPLSNGDGH